From Vigna angularis cultivar LongXiaoDou No.4 chromosome 11, ASM1680809v1, whole genome shotgun sequence:
aatatgttaaaattattatattttattagtcaaTTTTGTAAAGTgatttaataatgtaaatatgaCTAATAGTATATGTATTtgatattttcttgttttcttttcatttccattaaaggaaaaattacagAAAGGCTAATCTTTCGTGCAGGCTTCCTTCTCTTTTGATATGCACTTCAACCAAAAAAACTGCTtaggataaaaatatattttcattgaaAGTACTCCGAAATCACCGCGATTGAGACAAGATTTGAAAATGACGCATTCCTACAAATCACTACTTTCACTGGCTTTCAAatacatcaaaataaacaaaaatttacttgCGCAACCGCTTGCGACAATTTTCGTAAATAATTATTCACTTGTAAACAAACtcagtataaataaatttactcgatcatttctaataaaatttaattaaataaaattagtttaattacaactttttcagtttcaattaattttttttaatatcatacATTCTTGTATCagtcttatattatttattaaaatagtttaaagtAAGTTCAAAATTAAGTGAAATAATACGTGtatataaatatgttatattttttttatattgttttggaCGTGGAGTTGAAGATCACAATTAAAACATTCATTCACACTTTTTTCCAAATATCAAAgatattttgatgtttaaattaatattatgattattgaattaacataataaaattttaaatttattataaatgcaAGAACGTAACTCATTACCtcataatcatatttataagtttcagataaaattttaatcatgaCTTAATATATAGTAAATATACTTTATCTAAAAACTTTAAGtgaaacttaatatttttaagtgttTACTACTAGTCGATCATTTTTCAATGCAAACCTTAATGTACTAGTTTTAGATCACTCGGTCGGACCACAGTacacttataaatattattctGTTAATTTCATACATAAACACGAgtgatgattttattttcagatgAATAAAGTACAGTCTTATGGTAAAAAGGACATCACTTTAGTGGCAAAAACAAGATATCAATATTTTAGTCGACCAATAGGGTATTTTATAACGTCAGTTAGCTgactaatttatttaaataattcattgATCAATATAAAAAACACTTGATAGATGTTTACTTCAcccatataaatatatttgatatgtttaaagtaaatgtaattgttttttaattaattatttttcttattttttagggaactttttaataaaaaaatcgaTGTAAAACGTAaactaaattaagaaataaaaaattaaaattaaaaaaatggttaataCTTCTtacacaaatttaaaaatataaataaaaagttataaaaatttaattatttaaaattataataattatatatttaaaaacccAAATTTCATCtgtataattgtattttttttatattattttacatttatcaaCTAgtctacaaaaaatattaattatttgaacaaactttataatattattattaaattttacttcaaaattgatatttattactttaatttatttcttgAGACCCAAGAAGGAAGTAACTTATGAGTTCGGACTTGAAGAgtgatgaaaacaaaaagtcGTAGaattcacatatttttttaaaccagTGGTGATGATAAGTTGATAtcattaaagataaaataatatccatattataatctaaaataataatattttgattatatgtattttttttttaaatttctaatatatagtagtgttgttcatattttttaaatattataatattatattaacaggtgatcatatatatatatatatatatatgtatatatatatatatatatatatatatatatatatataatttattattaaggaTAACCagaagttttcttttctttctcgtGACAGTGaacctaaaaagaaaaattaggtTCTTCTTTTTTCGCATCCTAACCAGAAGCTTCGAGTTTCTTTTCCATCTACACTATCGCGGACCACCTAGCCTTGGGGAAAACATCTATGGCGCGGCGACGGTGCGGCGTGACAGAGCGATGGTGCGGCGAGAGCGTAGCCGGTGGAGCAGCGATGGCGACACTGTGGGAGGCGCGACTCAGGCATGATCTCGCCTTCGTTGGCGGCGAGGCGCGGCGAGGTGCGGCAAGGACGTTCTGCAGCGTCGCCTCCGCGAGGGACTCCGGCTTCTCCGATTGCGACGACGAGGTTGAGGCGTGATCTGGTCAGAGTTCTTCATTGCACAACTCCGGGAGagtttctcttcctcttctgcCATGGAACGTGCTCACGGTGCTATGGAGAGATTTTATTTCCTTCCTTTTCTCCATTCTGGTTCGTAGCGTGGTGGTCTTGCGGCGTGAAGCAGAGGAGAGTCGCGAACTGGGAATTTTGGAAATTTGGGGTTTGCTGAGTTAGGAAAATTTTGGTTGTTCCTCTGTTCTTTCTTGCAGGTCTTGGATTTATGTGGTTGAGTTTGGGGTTTGAATAAAGTTTTGTTGTTTGATTCTCAAGTTCTTGTTTATGTGAAATTGGGAAATTTTTGAATTGAGATTGGGTAACCGTTGTTCGTGTTCACAGCCACTGCTGCAAGGACCACCGCAACGACCACGTGCTTTGCTTCGAGTAAAACTGCTTTGCTTCCAGTAAAACtacgaaaaacaaaataagttaaGAACCCTAATATGATTTTAGAAACCAAAACTGGCGATCACTTAAAAGAAAAGCAATGTGGAAAACAGTAACAAGGGAAGTGACATACGTGGTCTCGCTCTttgcatataaaaaaaacttaacgtGGTTTAATTTCAAGAactaaatataagttttattaagaggactaaaatgaaTAAATGTTGAAGAGGAACGAAAATTAAACTCACGTAGGACTAAAAGTccatttaacttttatatatttaggaAAGGTGAACACATATTATATATGTgaattttttgtgtgtgttgtagctagtatatatataaaaaagtaaatgatagaaaggtaaaataatatatttaaaataataaatatataattatttttatttatatattacttattttattcatttctaTTCATGGTAAGATTTTTTGGTCTCAAAACTTTACAGTTATTTATGTggtttttcattaaatttatctTTGCATCTAAAATTAATTAGGTTGATGTGTAAGTGTTTCAGGTAACATTTGTAACATCTCATTCTTAATAGTATAATACTAGTAAAATAAAACGTTACATAGATGATAATAgaacaattatataaaactaaAGCTTCCACAAGGACCATATCTATACTTACAGAACTATCTTACTTCTCATCTGTAACACTTTCACCTGTTGCTGAGGCAACTGAAAAGAACGTCTCGATAAGTTCACACCATttaggtgatcatcgcaaaagagaaacataCACAGagacaaacaacacaaaaacaaagataaactAGTGTACAAATAAAgcatcatataataatttggTTTAACAATTTACAACATTCAAGAATGACCAATTCATACAACCACAAAACCACTAAACTCACTTATCCAGATATGATGCTGATATAGACTACTGAAGGCATTGCACTCATGGTAGTATTTATACTCTACAAAGTCATAAACAAGGGTAACTCGACCTACTACCCATGAGGTTAATCTTTCACTCGTAAAACCCAAAGGGCTAGGGTGAATACCTCATTCCATTCTCTCAGCCACCCCATTCAACTCTACACGAGTTAATGATTGGTAGAATATCAGGATTACCCTCTTACTGTAGCTTCTCTATCAAGCATCGGCCACAACTCACTTAAATATAGAATCTCTCCTTGATATTCTTATCATAACACATTTTTCTCATTCTCATATCACATTTCACATATATACAAAGTACTCAGAATCCAACAATAGCAAGAAAACATGTTAATATAACTCATAAACCAATAAACTAAAAAGACACTTTAAAATCACAACTTTGAAAGAATTGATGTCAAAGATGTAGAGTTGAAACCAGAGAGTTTCACAACCTAACTTTGAATGTTTCCACAACCTGTGGATTTATCTtgagagaaacaaattgaaaaCCAGCAAGTTCAACAATTGAGTTGTGACTTTTTCCACAACTTTGGATTTATTTTAGGagtgaaaaatcaaaatcagaGAAGAGCACAAGCACATTGTGGATTTTTCCATGAGCAATGGAATTTTCAGAGCAGTTACTAACCTCTCATAGATACACTTCAATCTAGACTTGGACACTTTCCCCACACATTCTATTGATCCTTAGGATCTCCTATGCACCGAGCAACATTGAAAAACATTCTccaataaaaatcataaaaattgtcACATTTCAATTAATCTCACCATGCCCACGCTTCAATCAGATGATGCTCGCAGCTCTAAAGCTCAAGGATCTACTGTCCCATGTTAGGGGTGGCGGAGGAAGACGGACACCCTGATTCTGAATTTGTCGTCAGTTAAATATAGATGATTGCATCATATACTATTGAAATTGGTCAAAGTTATGAATCTGTCAAGTGTTTTGAAAAATTCACGGTTTTTTATAAAATGCTTATatgaatatttgaataaacgtaaaatacaaaaaaaaaaattaagtggaTATAATTTTTCATTGCTCAGAAAGTATAAACTAAAAACGTTTAGATTATCGATTTCAAATAGTTTAATTAGTAATATTACGCGTAtagaagaataaaattatacaagTATAAAGATTAGTTCAGTGGAgcacataaaaaagaaaaaaaaaagttaggaGAAAGTGAAGGAGTGGTGGCGGAAAGAAAAGAGGTTTGTTTGGGAAGCAAAAGAATAGCCGCGACTTCCGTTTTGACATGTTATTCGGTAGAAGGTGGTGACGGAGAATTGAAGGGAATATCCATTGACCCAGAGATCTAGTTTCACCCGTTCTTTATGCACAACCACAACCAAAgattttttggttttgtttttctatCTGGTCAGATGTGTAGATTCTTCTTCCTCGACGccattattattctttttcatcTCCGAAAGTGCGGAATCATGTCTGACAGCAACCAATGTTCTTCTTCATCCATTAGCTCCAGTTTAGAATTGCAGAACAAGTCCTTAAAATCTGTAGACGGTACTGATTTTGACGAATATGATTTTGAACTGGAACCTGAAATCGAAGACGAGGATGAAGATTTCGAAACGAGCATCGATAATTACTCCTTTATTATTGAAGGGACCAACAAAGGCTCTGGGATACCTGGGGCTGTTTTCAATTTAACAACCACGGTTATTGGGGCAGGGATCATGGCCCTCCCTGCCACTATGAAAGTTCTAGGATTGATTTTGGGGATTATTTTGATAATTCTTATGGGAATTTTGTCTGAAATTAGCTTGGAACTGTTGGTGAGGTTTTCTGTTTTGTGTAAGGCATCGTCCTATGGGGAGGTTGTTCAGCATGCAATGGGAAAGCCTGTGAGGATTTTGTCTGAAATCTGCATTATTTTGAACAATGCCGGTGTTTTGGTGGTATACTTGATAATCATGGGGGATGTTATGTCTGGTTCCTCTCACCATATGGGGGTTTTTGATCAGTTAATGGGGAATGGGGCGTGGGATCAAAGGAAGATTGTGGTTTTAGTTGTCATGGTGGTTTTCCTTGCTCCCCTTTGTTCACTTGACAAGATTGATTCATTGAGCTTGACCTCGGCTGCCTCCGTGGCTCTTGCTGTTTTGTTTGTCGTTGTTGCTTTTACGGTTGCTTTCATCAAGCTCGTGGAAGGACGGATTGATTCTCCCAGATTGGCTCCTGATCTTAGCTCCAAAACTGCAATTTTGGATTTTCTTGTTGCGATACCCATCATGACCAATGCATATGTTTGCCAGTTTAATGTGCCGCCTATATATAATGAGCTTAAACAACGGTCTCCTCAGAAGATGAACACGGTTGGGAGGTACACAACAGTTTTGTGCATCCTAGTTTATGCTTCCACTTCCATATCGGGTTACCTTCTCTTTGGGAAAGACACAGAGGCTGATGTACTGACTAATTTTGATAAGGATCTTGGAATTCGGTATAGCTCGGTCTTGAACTATATTGTCCGGATTGGCTACATTCTTCATTTGATACTTGTTTTCCCTGTTATTCATTTTTCACTGCGCCAAACAGTGGACGCATCATTGTTTGGGGGATCACCTCCTCTTTCAGAAAGTAAGAAGAGATCTTTGGGGTTGACTGCGGCTCTGTTGGTCCTCATATATATTGGGTCTACTATGATTCCAAACATCTGGACAGCTTTTAAGTTCACTGGGGCAACCACGGCTGTTTCATTGGGTTTTATATTTCCTTCTCTTGTTTCTTTGAGACTAAAACATCTGGGAGATCTAAGCTACGGAGAATGGGTTTTGTCATGGTTGATGTTGGTATTAGCTGTGACTGTTAGCATAGTAGGAGTTGTTAGCAATGTTTATAGCCTTCAGAGTAAGTCTTAATTAGCCACACAACTTCATAATATGGGAAAAGTACTTTTGCCCCCGCTATGATATATAGGGTATGAGATGCACATAAACATAAGACTTAGGCTTTTGTTATTTTGTagtgatttgggggagatggtTTGAGAGAGatgatttgagtgaatttgagggtaatatttttgttatttttttgagtGAATTTGTAAGTAACTgagggtgaatttgaaagtaaagtttatgagaattagtgtaggatttgattgatgtgatagataaaaaaatttgtttaattgatagaaattaaagattaccaaaatacccatagtttttaatgtaatataaaatgataattgttaatggtatatttaattgtaaaaagatttataaaaagtaaaaaattaacattaatttttaaaattaattttaatattattttaataaaataataataataatatattattattattattattgttattattattaattcatcccttctaaatattacattccaacatttttatataaggGTAAAACTGACAATGAGAATAAATCTGTGTAAATTTTCGCATATGAGAGAAGATTGGAAAACTTGTTCATCCTGCAAATCAGCGGTTTTCCTCGCTTGCAAATCTTTTAAAACGAACATGCGTATAATTTCAAATTCGTCTTCGTTGATCAATGGTAACAGTAAATTCTATCAAAACGAACACAATATTAAGAATGATATAAAAACatatcacacaaaaaaaaaatatcttatcaatctattttatttgtatataaatctatATTTATCTCATTTTATGTCAAACTTTTGTGTATATCTTaacaaaactaatattttaattaaaaaaaatataataatgaaactCGAACTCAATCATATaagaaatataagaaattaatgttattatatattgaaaaccttaagataataattaataaattttcatctttataatattttattttcttaaaatcatATTTGGAATTCTAACATCATTATCAATTTTTCACTcgtttaatttcaattaaagtTTTTGCAACTGGACAAAAGAAATAAGATGGTGAGAAAAACTTGTGATTACTATTGAATATCGATGACACATCTGATAGAATAAGATATTGAGTAGAAGTTGTGATTGGTTAGCATACGAATTTCGATAGCACATCTAGTCTTCTCTTTTAAGTGCAGTAACATGGTCTGTATCTTTATACCATTAATGTTGTGACAGAGCATCACTGGTTAAACATGTTTTCAAAGACCACTTCGTATTTCTGACACCGCGTAACTCACATGGTCCACATTTTACACTCTTCAATACATCACGCTAAGGTCATGGTTTCATCGTAGAAAACGAAATTTAGAATAAACAATACAAAGTAATACAAGACACACTTTTGAGTTTAGTAAATTATGCATAATAGATCAATGAtttcactataaataaatttattaatctttttattcatatattactcattttatttatttttattcattgtgAGATTTCATGGTTTCCAAAGTTCTACTCTCATTTATGTggtttttcattaaatttatctTTGCATCTAAAATTAATTAGGTTGATACGCAGCAGTGTTTTAGATTATGTTTAATCCCTTGTTTAGTGAGATCTAATCcttcattaattaatttataccTTTGCATTTAATTCCTGCACCGTTTTCGCTTTTGTTTGTTTCACCACCTTCAAATTCAAccattttttatatgataataaatacTGTGATTATTTATGTTGGGATCTAACCatatattactataataaaatgtttcctcacttttataataactattCCAAATATTATGTTTATGATAATTTTGTATTGATGGAGAGTGCAGAgcataaaataactaaattttttaataagaaaatcataaaaatctaactaaaaggagaaaaaattatcatattatttggatttatttattttattattatttatattattgttattatttaacaCTAATCACATGGGAACAGTGCTGCGATATTTAAATTGTGCTCGTGAACTTGTAATTGCATGGATCCAAAATATAATCGATAGAAGCATGTTCTTTTCGTAAAGGCAAAATAAAGACAACACAACCATTGGATAGTGTCTgaatcatatatataaaaacaaaacaaaacaattccattaacttataaaatattatgtaattgaACAATAGTAAAAGaaccaataaatattttttctaagaaAACTCAACTCGAATTTATCGATAAcatcaaatgttattttttataaaataaaaccattttAAATTCTGTAACCATCAtgattatttacaataaaaaaaattatattttaacacataattttttatatttatttagcattatttattttaatttatactttttttaaaatataaaaatttattttttgatacgggttaaatgaatataaaaatgtgtCCATCATTTTACTCATATATTATAACCATTTTACAATACATATTTTCTGTTCATGGGAGAcagaaaagagataaaaaaaatatattgtaactATTCTGAGATGGTAAGAAGAAATGAAGCTACATGACAAGTCGCACAAAAACTGAAGCTACAGATCACGCAATATTAATTGTGCAACTTACAAAATACTCATAAATTAGAGGCTATTTTGATTGCCATGCCTGTTAAAATCAAAGTCAATACAACATACAAGTCAATTTCAACGttgataattattttcaaaactctttcacttttttttatatttttaagtgtttcaagaaaaaaaaactattgccttttattttaaatatttacttttttttagtaaGAGTATGtcaattagtttaatttttttaaataattcaagcATCTTTAAAGTACAAAAAAACCGGTGGAAAAAgacattagtttttttttaaatgatcttataaataacaaaaattggaGTATTAATTTTGGGCGTAGCGCTTGGGACAAGGTTCATATGAAGAAAatcattactttctttttcgTAGTTGAAAAGTCACCTCAGACTTTTGATTAATTTGtatgttctttctttttaaaaatttgaataaaaaatgtactaaaaacaaaaaaatataagatataaaGTAATAGATAATGTTAGGGGTTGGAAGGTATacaagagaaagaagaaaatatacaGAAGAAGGACACCAAACGGTGGAAGGCGGAAAGAGGTCGAGACGAATGGTGAAAGGatataaagaagaagaagaagggcatCGAACGGTGAAAGGCGAGAAGAAAAATCGAGCCAAACGGATGAAGGCGGTGAGGGCTCAAGCCGAACAatgaaaaaagataaagaattaAAGTCAATCAGTTGAAGAATCATAGACggaaaataattatagtaaatatagttatatcatagaaaaacatttggtataaaataattatagtaaatagaactatattctaaaaatattgaGTATAAGATAAGTACACTAAATAAAGCTATattctataaaaatatttggtaTAAGATAATTACAGTGAATAGAATCATATTCtaagataatatttaatataaatagagaTAGATTATGAGAGTTATActtttgattattgaatttattGAGAGACGATTACATTCCTGAGAAATAGGTTATGCtatctttatttacttttatttatttttttacttttatttattcaaagaATTATGTGATCGTTAACAagagaaattcattttttaattatattttctggCTACTGTGATAGTGGTTAATTAGGTTTCCTCTTATCCTAACAAAAACTCTTCACCCCTTAAACCCCGGTGTTGATTGAGATCAATGTACAATCTTAAATCCACGAGCTTTTGCtgcaaaagaataataattcaATGTTTTGGTTTCAGTTTAACCGAAGTTCAAATCTACAAAACGCATAGTTTGAAACCTCTTATTCCCAACTCTGCCATGAACAAAGTACATCAAAACGAGCTGTGGGTCGTTAATTGGTCGTCGACATCGTCGAAGCCATGATTGTCGGCACAAGTTGTCCCCATGAAAACCCTTTGGTCTCACCCTTCAAAGTCTGATGAGTGATGACGCTTTGGCCTTATTCAAGGGGAAACAGTGAACATGGCTTACATGCCCCACATGGCCACATACTATTACTGTCTCAACATTCAACACCAAagcttttatttttacaaaaagcACAGCCATCACCTCCTTCCAAAGTCCAAAGTCACCCCTTAGATTTCTTACCTTCTTTTCCAtctctacttttttttatcttatttttgaaACATTTACTATTATCATATTAAGTATAAACTCCATTGAAGATAAGATTTTTACCTACTTTTTACCATGTAAACTCggcctttttttttattattatttctagtGAATTATGAAGGATTAATCTCACCAGTAATCTGGTGGGTTTACCATCTTTGGCTTCTACTGTATGTATAAATATGAATGGTGGACGGAAGTGATGCATACTATACAGAATCGTGATCCACGAGTTCTTTTGAACTGAGTAGTGAAGAGAGATGGATTGGTTTTCGTGGCTTTCCAAAACTGGGCTTGAGCCATCTCTGGTGTACGAGTATGGCCTTACTTTTGCTCACAACGAGCTTGAAGAAGATGACATGTTTTACTTCAACCATGAGTTTCTCCAAAGCATGGGCATCTCCATAGCAAAGCACAGACTAGAGATCCTGAAGCACGCTAGAAAAGAGAAGGGAAAGAGCCCGCGCGCGGTGGCAAAGCTCGTGGTGGCAATCAAGCGGACAAAGAGGAACTTGGCTAACTATGTGAGGACGCTGATGCACAAAGAAGAATCATCATCAGCACTTGTTGTGGTGCCACCACCAAGGTCTAGTAATGGTTTAGGGACACGGTGGAAGATTGCTACGATGAAGAGGAGAAAAAAGTTGGTGGTGGCCAAGCAAGAGCCACTCTTTCTAACAAATGGAAGTCCCACAGTGGTTCCAGCTCATCCTGTTCTTGATGGTTTTTCCAGTCCTGTGGTGTATCATTTCCAGAAGGATAAGAtggatggtgatgatgatggagATGGGTACTGGTCTGCTGCTGTTGAAGAGATCAAGTGGGATACCATGTTTCAGGATCTAAAGCCTAACTGaagttttctcttttctttagaGAGTTGACTTGAAGGTTCTTTCCCTGAGAGATTTGAGTGTTTTGCTTCTTCCAGATCAGGGTAAGTTTTGCACCCTGTCTGTTCTATAGTGTTCAGCTACTCTCTTTTTCTTGTACTGTTATATATGTTCATGTCCTTTAGATTTGGTAGGGGAAAAGATGCATCCGTTTGAGTCACCTTGAGCAGAGAAATATTGAGGTAGAAATTTAGCTAGGTTGTTATACAGCAAGAAGTATATAACTTGTATTTTGAATCATAAGCAGTTGGGCATTAGTCTGCCTGACTTTACTTTAGGCACTGTATTACTCAAATGATGAAATCAAATTCAGGACTCATATATCTAATTTCTTtagtaatttctttttattatctttttccaatatcaatcaagtaaacGGTGGGctcataaatt
This genomic window contains:
- the LOC108333183 gene encoding amino acid transporter AVT6E, which codes for MHNHNQRFFGFVFLSGQMCRFFFLDAIIILFHLRKCGIMSDSNQCSSSSISSSLELQNKSLKSVDGTDFDEYDFELEPEIEDEDEDFETSIDNYSFIIEGTNKGSGIPGAVFNLTTTVIGAGIMALPATMKVLGLILGIILIILMGILSEISLELLVRFSVLCKASSYGEVVQHAMGKPVRILSEICIILNNAGVLVVYLIIMGDVMSGSSHHMGVFDQLMGNGAWDQRKIVVLVVMVVFLAPLCSLDKIDSLSLTSAASVALAVLFVVVAFTVAFIKLVEGRIDSPRLAPDLSSKTAILDFLVAIPIMTNAYVCQFNVPPIYNELKQRSPQKMNTVGRYTTVLCILVYASTSISGYLLFGKDTEADVLTNFDKDLGIRYSSVLNYIVRIGYILHLILVFPVIHFSLRQTVDASLFGGSPPLSESKKRSLGLTAALLVLIYIGSTMIPNIWTAFKFTGATTAVSLGFIFPSLVSLRLKHLGDLSYGEWVLSWLMLVLAVTVSIVGVVSNVYSLQSKS
- the LOC108334407 gene encoding uncharacterized protein LOC108334407, producing the protein MDWFSWLSKTGLEPSLVYEYGLTFAHNELEEDDMFYFNHEFLQSMGISIAKHRLEILKHARKEKGKSPRAVAKLVVAIKRTKRNLANYVRTLMHKEESSSALVVVPPPRSSNGLGTRWKIATMKRRKKLVVAKQEPLFLTNGSPTVVPAHPVLDGFSSPVVYHFQKDKMDGDDDGDGYWSAAVEEIKWDTMFQDLKPN